The genomic segment CCTTTGAGCTCTCTCACAGGCATAGGAGGAAGTTCCCTATGCATGCAGAGTGAGAACGCAATTGTTGTCACAGgtccaggaagaaaaacagcaatcTTCCATCCTTTCATTGTGCAAAAGCCCATCACAGTGTGGGGAAGAGTCCTCTTAGCACAATGGGGACTGAGATTGGAGTTGGATTTTGAACAGGGGTCACTGTGGCACTCACCACTCTGAAATTGACTTGGAAAACAAATGATCCACATGGATGATTTGCTCATTGCAGCACCAACAAAACAGGAGGTGCAGAAAGTCCGCGACTGTGTGATCGCAGAGGTGCAAAAAGCAGGACTGGAAATCAGTGCCTCAAAAATACAAGAGATTGCACCTTGGAAATATCTGGGATGGAAGATCACAAAGCAAACAATAAGGCCACAGAAACTGGAAATCAACACAAAAGTCACCAATCTGCAGGACTTGCAACAGCTTTTGGGGGAGATCAACTGGATGAGACCGATCTTGGGAATCACAAATGACATTTCATCATTACTCGACCTCTTGAGAGGGGACAACAACATCAAATCTCCCAGAACTCTCACGCCTGAAGCACAGAAAGATCTTGAAAAGATCACAGAGATGATTCAACAGAGACAAGCACATCGCTTTGTGAAATCACTGCCTTTCtatttggcagtgctgggggaaacAGCACAACTGTATGAGTTGATTTTTCAATGGGATTCATCTCAAAGGGACCCTCTTCTGATGATAGAGTGGGTTTTTCCAGCTTACAGGCCCTTGAAAACAATTCTCACAGACTTGGAGATGATGGCTCAGATCATCATCAAAGCAAGGACAAGGTTGCTGACAATGTCAGGCAAAGATTTCTCAATCATTCATTTACCCttgaaaaaaagatattttgagtGGGCAAAGCAAAAATCACAAGATTTTTCAATTGCGTTGTTAGGGTATCCAGGAATCTGCACAGTTCATTTTCCAGCTCACAGAATgttaaatgcaaaaataagtttcagagaaaacccaaaaataagTCAGGAACCAGTGGAAAGGGTGACAGTGTTCACTGATGGTTCAGGGAAAACTCACAAATCAGTGATCACATGGCAAAACCCAAAAACAGGGGAATGGGAATCAGATACCAAAACAGTACAGGGTTCACCAAAAATTGTAGAATTGGCAGCAGTGGTCagggtttttcagttatttcagGAACCTCTCAGTCTAATCACAGATTCAGCATATGTTGCAAATGTGGTCAAACAATTGGAGGGATCACTTTTAAAGCACACAGGTAATGAAATTCTATATTCATATCTATCATGCATGAGAACAATCCTAGAAAGCAGAGAACACAAATACTTTGTTGCACACATCAGGGCGCATTCCTCGCTTCCAGGGTTTTTAGCAGAAGGGAATGCTCACGTGGACAAGCTCACGATGCCCATCTCACAGCCACTGCCAGACATTTTCAAGCAAGCAAAATTGAGCCATGCATTTTTCCATCAGAATGCACAAGCATTGATGGAATCCTTTTGCCTTTCAAAAAGCCAAGCGAGGGAAATCATCAGTGCTTGCCCAGATTGTCAGCTTGTGCAGCCACCTGCATCCACAGGAGCAGTCAATCCGAGAGGATTGCAAAGTCTCCAGCTGTGGCAAACTGATGTCACAAAATACCCATCTTTTGGGAGGCTCAAAAACATCCATGTTTCGGTcgacacttttttttttttgcatcattaCATACAGGGAAACCGCAGAACATGCCTGCAGACACTTTTTACAAGCATTTGCATCATTAGTGGTGccacaagaaataaaaacagataatGGACCAACTTACACAGGCAAGGTGCTTGACAAATTCTTGAAAAAATGGGGAGTCAAACACATTTTCGGTATTCCTCATTCTCCCACGGGTCAAGCAATCATCGAAAGAACACATCACACCCTGAAATCCCTTTTGGataaaaaaaagggggggaggCAGGTGCAACACCTTCTATGCGGTTGAACAAAGCTCTgtatgtgttgaattttttaaatggtTCTTTCTCAGAGCCCACTCTACCAATTTCAGACACTTCACAAACAGCACACAAGCAAAACTAAGGGAGAATCCTTTAGTTTTGATCCGAAACCCAGAGACAGGACAAATCAAAGGCCCATTCACAATAATCACTTGGGGCAAGGGTTTCACTTGCCCCAAGTGATTATTGTGAATGGGCGAGGACCGAAGTGGGTGTCAGCAAGGCACGTGAAACCTTATCGGACGCAGACGCAAGCAAACGCGGATCCAAGAAGCAAAGAGGCAAGCACACAGACCAAGGCAGACGACGACGCTGCGGACATCTCATCAGACAACGATTGACAGCTCAGAgacttggggtttttcttgggACGCGGGGGTCATTCGGGTGTTGCTGCACTGCAAGGTTTCTCAAAGAGAGTGAGGACATGGGCATGGGGTAAGGCAGATAGTGTTCATGTGCTTCATTCTCTTGCCTGTTGCCTTGGGCAATAGGACAGATTTTCCCATGAGACAACCAAAGGGAAATGTGTGGGAGACTTTGGCAGAGGCGATGGGTCATGGACAAAGTGGCAAGGCAGGTTTTCTTGGTGCAAACAGGAGGGGGAGATGTTGAAActcagaatgtcccttggacactcttggatgttccgggcccaggtcagaagcatttcagaccctggcatgcagccggaaacccctgtggctttgactctgacccatggaacaatttaccaaccttgcaggaagaacaagaaatcacacaagtttagatattatagtagaagtagtcacaaagtgaaaggaagaacttttgagtgctgtacaggggggttttaggccttgtacagaggggtctgagttttgtacatgggggtcagaagttctaagatgaagggacttgggcgtgccctgtcctccttctttctccttcctaacctccatgttcatggtgatgttggcactcacagattggtttagagtagaaagtcaccattcaatATAGGTGGTGGGCATTGGggtaaaaccataaacattcAACACGTAATGGATGATATAAAAGATGGCACCAGgcccctgggagtcagtgtgtgcctttgtctgacctgctgaacggaccgtagcagttcaggaagaaaatcttttagataacacacaataaactaccttgagaccagacgaatgaagactactgagtctttctttgaaggcacgggttggaggagagacttttccatctttcagggccaccccaatctgggggtgagccctgacacacagtttgtaaccaagagtcgggtgcagccgagaaggctccaagcgcctccttccaggctgactctgcagatgccgaggctgctctgggctctgccagggctctgctggggctcagctctgggcgaggctgggcccactctcccctcacattgctccgggcagctgagtcacacagggagaaggaagggacacgtcaagggagttgaggtttaagagagtttttattcaaaaaactgccataccaaacaggctgtcataagaaccataacaaacaggctgtcctaactaccttaaccaactagcactgctaactaccataactaactagcactgctaactaccataactaactagttgtcctaaCTAACTACAGTAATTAAAAtctgtcctccagtgcttcatctcctctgctgctgcctcagttgctttgctgcagtgatcagaggggtcaggctggagagaggcttggctgatgataaaaatgggtgctgcccaaaggagaaaaaagaaagaaatgaaccgttactttccagagtcaacttcctcacaggctctgttgcaacaggacaaagggaaatggtctgaaactcaggagagggaagcaggctcagactagatctgaggcagaattttttagcaggagagtggggaagcactgacagaaggtgcccagagatgtgggaggtgcctcctccctgggaacatccaagctcaggtcaggcagggctctgagccacctgagctgcttgaagatggccctgctcactgtggggccccaggtgcagatgacctcgaaaggcccctgccaagccaaaccaggcgaggattctgcttgctttgcgtgtggaaagcagcgagaccggagaccatcggagggggccccacaagaaaacccctccctggcgctgctgcttcccctgcagccgcttggcattcacctgcagcagctcctgggcagaccagcgccgctcctcgtccggctccaggctgcactcgaggaagtcccgcagcagagccgacaggcgcctgggctcctgcagctgcggggtcccgttctgccggatcagagcgcgagcctgcaggaaaagcaaactcagcgctctgccagattccttcccacccacaagtgctcacatcgaccccggcttcccagccccagctccaggggcactttcctccctggcagagatgctgctcacagctcatttttctatgccaaccaaaaaacccaaaccctggtgctgccacagccattgtaaagagctggtgcacttgcttcacattttcaggtcatcctcacagccagaagaactgcaacaacgtaaatcccaaagcaaattctgtctggagactgcagaatatgtgtctgtgttgaggctccagtcctctgggaattcccttccccatgtgcagaaacctccagctgctgctcccagtgcagggtcaccctgtgctcacaggcctctgcaaccacggCAGAATTtgcctcttaccatggccctcgtttccttgaagtaaggaggttctccttccaccatctcgatggtcacaatgccaaaggaccagatgtccaccttggggccgtaaggagaactggtgacaacttctggggccatccagtgagcagtgcccaccatggagctgcgctggtcctgctcagggctgagctgagcgctgaggccaaaatcagctgaggacagaaacaaacactgtcaaaggcagctggaatgaggaaagcaagcacaaagactccccgctctcagtctgagaatgcagcagggaagtcagctggaaaagtcctcagggctgtagccaaggaaagatggaactgagctggacccttaaagaaaccctcagctttcgtgcagttgcttttactgattcccttgcagctttagattcaaactcctgcccctctgggagggccattcccagagcaaaggcacccctgacagcctgctcctctcctgagctctctgcaggggcagccgctctcagctggcagcaggggccgggcagtgcccccagcagcccttgtggggctctggccgtcactgggaagcagccccacagctgcaccccgggagcgccgtgcctggccaggaacacccacccagcttgacagagccgtccattcccagaaggatgttggagctcttcagatctctgtggatcacccggttcgaatgcaggaaatgcaggccctgcagacactgagagagaacaagaaacacgagggtaaaaaccaatggccggaatatatcacacaagaaaggacagtttagaattctgccagcagcgactttgctgtgacaggccaggagtgcagtgcagacaagctccaggcaaacggttcagggcaaagctgagaacagcacatcaaatccaaaacagacagagagtgccacaacagcaggaaagagaacaagaacagagtagaagtgcagtgctgctggcaggccgttcactgcaggggctctttcttctccagctcataaaaacaacagagaaacaaagccctgagcatggagccactcctgctctcacgccctgctgggaaggaccatcgtgtccaaggcatggcagtcacaggcaggatccctcacctcccgactgacagctgccatctctccttcagccatgcgtgtctgtctgacaacgtcctgcaaagttcctccatccatgtattccatcaccagccagagatctccatccacaaggaagctggaagaggaaagcagtggcatggagaccaatgtgcagtgctcaattcccccatggaaaagcctggagtggagttttgttgccaggtcacttgtcaatgaggacagaatccgatggagagacattcctgccaggctgcacagcccttgggatctgcacagtctaaaggaggagacccctgtgagaaaggagaggcctgagatggcaagcaggtgaaaaatgcagtttagcaaaggcccagatcaatgtggaaccacaacactggcccccagctgattcagcttctgaactcatcagttccacccttccctgcagaacaaggcaacacagctcccagggttatccaggggaggaggccgggcagctCTGTggacaaaaggggtcagaaaacctttcagaaagtcccttcagaaacaggcaaggccagtgacaaatgggcaaacgaggcatttctgggaacaagaacctgctcttcctggcatctgcagcaatgggaaagggctgggaagaagaagccaagggaaataatttctgctgtggtttatcagcacttgttgtaagacacagaaaacagggtcagcttgaaggaaaagccaaaccaaggcaaaaaaagcacacggagggaggaactgccaggctgttggTTTGGGAGGATAcggctgggtcaggcattttcaaatcaggctacagactacggatgccaggaaaggttaaggcagggcccgggcacgggataaggcctgaagcactcacctgtccaaagagctgacaatgttggggttcttcttgtccttcaggagcaggagctcattcacagctcgttccctgttctgccctctcagactcattttctttatggccacctgaagggacattgcagacctttcacgggaggagtctgtggcaggaggccgcagcaaacacggagagagtctttttggggcgacggagccgggctgtgcccaactgccttgggatgggacaccagagctcagcaagtgccattcccacagcccattgctctgctcgctgggggctgcttacaggacacatggccagagacatttggccttgcaagccctgcagaaatggcccctcagctgtcagcctccaagctctaaccacatCCTCTGCACCTACAGTtttctcaaatggcctcaacactctcattattgttcaaacacattttgcaagcagggggtaattctggttctgtgcaaacagagcaaaacagccagggaccctttagcagttctatgggattgggtcatgatttcagatgcaactgctctggttgggattgcacaacaaagcaaacacacacatccattgccctccttgcattcctttgggcacttcagaaggaccaagtctgtcccagctgtgctctgcaggctgacacggctctgcctgcagaggagcagcctgtgcaggaaagctctgctggcccccaaagctgcagccacagctcccagcagaggggagagccctggagagctgccagacgtgctgggcgtgttgacactgacctctcctccagtggccctaTCGAGTCCTTTAGAAACGGTTCcgaaagccctggagacaaaacagcagagaagaaagaagcagcgctttaggccctggcagtgaaagccagcccagacaggagatctctgctgcctgcagcgttcacaaacacctgggggcatcgacccttccaacaacagcgcagcagccaccagccctctgccatgcaaggtgtgccagagaaaactgagacccaacaccaaggaattgggctggagcaaatcccaaatgtccacgctgcactgctttagttcaaaacctgaagtgagcaatgggtgtctaaagaactggaaaagaatgcattccatccttttccatttcctgcctaagacctgcaggatccacaagggccctgccatcaggcaggtgatgcattttcccccagagtgcatcagctctgtgtctgttactgaatgtctgggctctactacctgtgctagaatagagcacttattagttcatctctggtttctgtttctaaaccattaggtTTTTAATCCTGACCAGAagatattttttgaagcaaaatatttgaaagaaatctccttgagaactgttttctgaccgtcaccagatggtgagtggctcttttaggcaatccaattccagagacagaagatcttccaggtcctgctccttgctgcaggcaggacactgccagcctcaggggcctttgacggtgccttctgagcacaggtattaattctgatcaggactgagggacagcaggatggtaCCCCcgtgtctggaggtgtttggagctctcctgacttctcacttgatcctgcaccagcacaacacctgggcctgcttgtgcagaagtaactgccgtgcacttacccttggccaatctgctccacttccaggtatttctcggcaggctccgccaggctcacggtgttccctgaaagaaaccacgtggaagacgctccctcccagagtgagaccccgccttgcagcagagccagaatgcagcccccctccctggggccgtcagccccttggtctcagctggggaaggacaagaaatgaccctggcacattcagctgcagagcagcactgggtgcagctgatgccgagacacacacacagcaccctgctctggcacacaggaacagagcagacgtactcagctgcatcaggcaccactcccctctcccctctggctgcagggctgtgctgcggtcagaatgttcagcccaggatcccacagccgagggaggttcagtgtcctcttcccaagcacagggagcttctccgtcctcttcccaaaacgctgCAGGTTCGCCATCATCTTTCCAAGCCAGGGGACGttcactgtcctcttcccatGTTGGGGGaagttcaccctcctcttcccaagccacAAGATGTCCTCTGTCCTCGTCCCACGCCgggagatgtccactgtccttgtcccacaccgcAGGAACCTCGCCGTTGTGTTCCCACAGTGTGGGATGTTCGCTctcgtctcccagagcagcagggaagttcactgtcatctcccGGCACTGAGGGATGTTCACCATCGTCCCCTGGAACAGCgggaagctcactgctgccttcctcctctttggcctcctctttggaagcagagggagctggaggaggtgctggtgctgcttttgtgccctgtggacagacgGCAGCGTGAGGGATGGGAAGTTTTGTCTCAGTTATCACCTTATTTcccctcagctgcacatccagctgcactaagcagaaattgggttTGGAGCTGTTCAAACTAACAATGGGCTAAAGTCGACAGTGCCCCTTATTGTTGGGAATTCCATATTCCACCATGGCTAGAGCCAgcaagcaatgctctgcctgcaaaaccagacctgcagctcttcaaaagctcttcagcagaaaaggagaaaactcccagggatccctttgctgctgcaaggacactgacaggaactttccttcagcctcccaggaTGGCACATGGCTGCCACATGCCGAGCTCAcaacttgctgcacaattccaaacaccaaaggttcctttcccactcaccgaaggaggagctgctcgggatccactcatgaggtgccctgcaacgggagagggaacgtgaaccagatgctgtcaggaaaaaactgcctgtggtgggaaatgccccggagcaaggcaaccccgagagagcattttgctttcacagcgtccctccaggagccacagtcccttcacacagcaagagaacagcacaaaatactgggctgggtcagctcttggctggacaggcagttccaggctctgctgccacagactccccgcttgagggaacagaaccccccagggctcattgcaaatgctgtgcacgccccgctggctgcagacacccccttttccagctgcagctgctgccaggagctctcccaaagcaatggtgtcttcatggcaatttggttacaaagtcagctcagacccagaggaagaacagcaagcacacagcaagcccaaagccacagcaccgagggaaaacctcgacttacgtgccaagtgggttaaaaaataccccgcatacgccacagagtacagcgtgcaaactgcagcagccacgtgctggatcattttggctgcgctgcacacgtctgcagactgtagccctgcaagcacagaaggacacccgtcagggctgggctggctgctgagaatgcctcgggcaggaggatcctccggcaacgagcagtgcccagagccactctggacactgaggcctccgtgtgccacagcaacgggaacacctcggggacgtggcagtgctcctgtgacatcacagcagcagctcacgcagaaaccgcctggaaggttctcctgtgtcacaaaggagcacaaagaaccctcccagggcacagcctgttgtccaaaggatccaggaggagctctgaaaatgcagcaaacaaggacaccccatagcccagcctgaacactgaggaggaacaaggacggcaccaaagcagagcaaacatgacctttagtcactgacacttctggctaaaaccagcaagccatgttccatctgggatctttgttctcgttctaaaaacaagcaaggttctccactctaaatatagagaaggcaggaactgggcagaaggtgggatgaggaaggaggaggaggagggagagaggaagaggaggagcaggagcaggaaaaggaggagaaacaggaggttccagtgccccctgtggCCGCAGTACCCTTGGCCCTGGGACCATcgcccccagctcatcctgcaggtgagaggggagggggagctcgtcCCAAATCTGTCGGGGGGTccctgagagggtttttttattggggtgtgtttggagcttgcagattGTGGAACTGAGCCCCAAATATCGTCTGGGAGGCCCAAATAGACcctgggagggttttttctctctttgtgtgtaggtttggatcttgcaggaccccaaagctgagccccttggggggatctttgggagTCCACGTGGCCATTGCCCAGGGTCACCAGGGGGAGGACATTGGTCCTGGGGACATccgggggagcagaggaggggaacccctgggacccccggagtggggggagcagagaggggtgatcctggagctgggggacccccggctggctggaaagggggggagcctggaaaggagggacccctgggacGCCTTGGATCTCAAAGTAGATCAAAGTAGACAATCAGGGCAGAAGggaccccatggatccccaaaAGCCCCTGGATTATCCCTAATCAGGACGTCGGAGAAGGGGGAACCCTTGGGGCCATTGGATCCCCATCATCCCAAGGAAAGCAAACCTCTGGAACGccaaaagtggagagatcagagatAGGGAACTcctgggtgatttttttttttttttgggctgaACCTTGATATAGTGGAGATTTACATGGACACAAGATTCCCAATGACTTCTTGAGATGAACTTGGGCAAGGAGGAACCTCCAGTCCCAGGTGctctcctcttgttttttccccaaaccaggatttgtcattctcagggtgtggctggatggaggaggaggaaaagccccggagatcctgccggaggaggggctgcaaacccagcccagggagctgtggggaggaaagaccccccctgagccaggaaggcaACCAGAGATCcagctggagctcagagctggtggagaagcctcatggcagggagaagccacacaagtgcttggaatgtgggcagggctTCAGCTTCAGCTCCAAGCTGATCTGGCACCAGGGAAtacacactggggaacggccctatgagtgtggggagtgtgggaagggtttcAGCCACAGCTCCAAACTGATGCGACAACAGAGGATCCACATTTGGGAAAAGCCCTACGattgtggggagtgtgggaagagcttcagaagAAGCTCGgccctgatccagcaccaggtggtccatactggggaacggccctacgagtgtggggagtgtgggcAGGGCTTTGGGTGGAGATCCAAACTGAGAagacaccagcgcatccacaccggggagaggccctacgagtgtccccagtgcgGGGAGAGGTTTCACACCAGCTCCGATCTCCTCCTACatgagcggattcacacagatgagaggcccttccgctgccccgactgcaggaagggcttcaaCCAAAACTCCCACCTCACCaggcaccggcgcatccacagtggggagaggccctacgagtgtggggagtgtgggaagagcttctccaggagctcaaacttgacccaacaccaacggaggcaaCACTAAGGGAAGCCGTGTGAGTGCCccgagtgagggaagagcttggagtgagggaagagctttgtgcactgctccagctccatcccccatgggaggatccgggctggatgatccccagtgacccccatTGGGTAGAGCCCTGGTGATCTGTTGTCTTGGTGATCCCTGTTGGGAAGACACCTGGATGGAGTGCTCCACATCTTCCTGGCTCCCCGTGGGCACCTGGATGAACCCCTGGCAGGAGCATCCATCAGGACACAgaccaaaaatgggaattcccTGGGGAGAATGGATTTGTTGACTTTCAACCCCAGGACATCTTTTGCATTACGTCCTCTCTGCTGGTGGCATCAAGTAATACTGaatggtcttggaggtcttttccaatttCAGGGATTCCATGATTTTGATTTCCTATTGCCAAAGGGCATCTTCCACAGCCAAATGgtgaaaaagtgggaaaaagacCAAGATTTTGGAGACAGTGGGGTGAAACTCCACCACAAAAGGGTCTTCCCTTCTACCCAAGCATGTGGATCCTCAGCCGGCAGGGACACGGAAATCCTTTCCTTTTGgccttggttttcttttcatttctcttcatCCCTTCAAAATGTCCAATACTGAGGTAAAAATAGACATTGAACTAAGATATGGGTGTGGTCATGGTAGGACACAACATGGTGGGACACAGACATGGAgagtgacatggggacacatggacATGGAGGGGGACAGGGCCATTCatggggacatgaggggacacaGGCATGGATGGAGATGTGGGGACAATGACAGGGATTGAAACATGGTGGGGAGACAGCCATGGTTGAGGACATGGTGGGACATGGCCAGTGACATGTGGGGACGTGGCCATGGCCGGTGCCATGGGGGGAACTTGCAGGGGATGTGGGGGATGCTGGGTTTGAGGGAGCTGAGGGTTCCTGGGAGGGACTTGGGCCTTGCTGAAGTCTTTGGGGACCCCAGGCCGAGTGGTTCTGGCTGCACTGGGAGACCCCGGCGGAGGTTCTGGGGCAGCTGCTCAAGGACCCCTGCTTGATATATTGGCTGAGTCAAGCTTCTCATTCCTAACACTCAGAATGCTTTTGGATTTCTCTATTGGCTTTTTGAATTTCTCTACTggcttctgcatttctgttgGCTTTTTGCATTTCTCTATTGGCTTTTGCAGGTTCCTACTGACCACGAGCattttgctctgctgctcaaTACTGATTTTGATTATCGATAATTCCTTGCAGCTGCTCGCTGGCACAATAAAATCTCAGCATTTGTATGGACAAGTCCAAGGCTGTGTGA from the Anomalospiza imberbis isolate Cuckoo-Finch-1a 21T00152 unplaced genomic scaffold, ASM3175350v1 scaffold_69, whole genome shotgun sequence genome contains:
- the LOC137467582 gene encoding serine/threonine-protein kinase PAK 3-like — encoded protein: MSLRGQNRERAVNELLLLKDKKNPNIVSSLDSFLVDGDLWLVMEYMDGGTLQDVVRQTRMAEGEMAAVSREVRDPACDCHALDTMVLPSRA